The Dermacentor albipictus isolate Rhodes 1998 colony chromosome 2, USDA_Dalb.pri_finalv2, whole genome shotgun sequence genome has a segment encoding these proteins:
- the LOC139056084 gene encoding uncharacterized protein: MEVQVCGKDISPEELTAEMGWCTARSRRCTARRPDEQRSRKLSQDQQPRTQDSRSRYRPRQQVRTQVLKAGRMLPLPANEIKIIVRPKGALNITKVGSPTVTAAILQAAQLSSEASQNDTICSNNQQNIMVISTPSPQNADRYVRIKSIQVNGVTHEVSAYEAAPDNTTKGVIRGIPLTDDARQVDANIINERNPLALAAKRIGSTTTIVIAFDGPDVPYMVRYGATLIPCSLYRKQIDICYHCGRLGHRMDVCPFPNNKICRGCGARNPDQDHQCTPKCMLCGGPHSTADKPCTARYKTPYIIRRRLGERRVARHSALQSEDFPSMETKHRSQSRSLSRPRSDRGRSRSRSTSTPGARYTSEKKARRMARTTLRRAYVKSTSHLGPLNLTAHTQGPPTLPLMTTSAWQRFMLPYIS; the protein is encoded by the exons atggaagtccaagtatgtggcaaagatatttccccagaagagttaaccgccgagatgggctggtgtaccGCCCGTTCCCGTCGGTGTACCGCCCGTCGCCCAGACGAGCAGCGGAGCCGAAAACTATCCCAAGACCAGCAACCTAGGACGCAAGACTCTCGCTCTCGCTATAGACCCAGGCAGCAAGTTAGAACTCAGGTTCTCAAGGCCGGGCGCATGCTCCCACTACCAGCAAATGAGATCAAGATCATCGTCAGACCCAAAGGAGCACTCAATATTACCAAGGTCGGCAGCCCTACAGTGACTGcagctattcttcaagcagcgcaacttagctcagaagccagtcaaaacgacacaatatgctcgaacaaccagcaaaacatcatggtgatcagcacgcccagcccgcaaaatgcggaccggtacgtaagaatcaagtccatccaagtcaacggggtaacccacgaggtcagcgcgtacgaagccgccccagataataccaccaaaggagtcatcagaggcatccctctcaccgatgacgccagacaagtcgatgctaacatcataaatgagcgtaatcctctagccctggccgcaaagcgaatcggttccaccacgaccatcgtcattgccttcgacggaccTGACGTACCATACATGGTTCGGTATGGCGCAACATTAATCCCATGCTCCCTGTACCGCAAACAGATCGAcatctgttaccactgcggccgtctcgggcaccgcatggacgtttgcccgttccctaataacaagatctgccggggctgcggagctcgcaacccagatcaagatcaccagtgtacacccaagtgcatgtTGTGTGGTGGACCCCACTCCACAGCGGACAAACCTTGTACTGCCAGATACAAAACGCCGTACAttatacgaagacgcctcggagaacgcCGAGTAGCACGGCATTCAGCCCTTCAGTCAGAAGATTTCCCCTccatggagaccaagcaccggtcccagtcccgctccctctccagaccgaggtcggaccgaggtcggtccagatcaagatccacgtcgactccaggagccagatatacctcagaaaag aaagcaagacgcatggccaggaccacgttaagaagagcttatgtcaaaagtacatcccatctgggtccactcaacctcacggcccatacacagggacctccaaccctgcccttgatgacgacttcagcgtggcagagattcatgctgccctacataagctga
- the LOC135910707 gene encoding uncharacterized protein, with the protein MEAGKMRAAGRPRKMPVDEKTKYARVSAVDRSRIIDAYRRGGDLKQLAQTLGINIKTVRSITATDRETAKKRGGSSKKFGQDVVNTLREILEKNPSFTLMQIRMSLTEKFPGTEISKSTIDRLLDGHGYTLKLITQRPVDRNRADVKEERRKFAQWLQSEGTTVTRYYIDETNFNVWCARSFGRAKRGAPAIRLATSTKGANINVLACMSANGLLHWTLVDKIHWVVFNEFLDDLSKKVHHQEPGTEAVFLFDNAPAHRRSEGVVLASSDHSVKRLPPYSPFFNPIEEVFSKFKAGVKAFLAERRDRLFMTPPGISKKQHRRALLVEAAGESMKHILRVECAAYDRHNYTFVQAALACHDM; encoded by the coding sequence ATGGAAGCGGGCAAGATGCGAGCTGCTGGACGACCAAGAAAGATGCCTGTTGATGAAAAGACCAAGTACGCTCGCGTTTCTGCCGTGGATCGTTCCCGCATCATCGATGCGTACCGACGAGGTGGGGACTTGAAGCAATTGGCCCAAACACTGGGAATAAATATAAAGACTGTGCGCTCAATCACCGCAACAGATCGTGAAACAGCCAAGAAACGTGGTGGTTCGTCAAAAAAGTTTGGCCAAGATGTGGTCAATACCCTGCGTGAAATCCTAGAAAAGAACCCATCCTTCACGCTTATGCAAATCCGGATGTCGTTGACAGAGAAGTTTCCCGGTACCGAAATCAGCAAGTCTACCATCGATCGGCTTCTGGATGGCCATGGTTATACACTTAAGTTAATTACTCAGAGGCCGGTTGACCGTAACCGGGCTGATGTCAAGGAAGAGCGCCGCAAGTTCGCTCAATGGCTCCAAAGCGAGGGTACCACAGTCACGCGGTACTACATCGACGAAACGAATTTCAACGTTTGGTGCGCAAGAAGTTTTGGCAGAGCGAAACGAGGCGCCCCAGCTATTCGTCTTGCAACCAGCACAAAGGGCGCGAATATAAATGTTTTGGCTTGCATGTCGGCAAATGGCCTTCTGCATTGGACTTTAGTGGACAAGATCCACTGGGTTGTATTCAACGAATTTCTCGATGATCTGTCCAAGAAGGTTCATCATCAGGAACCTGGCACTGAAGCTGTGTTCTTGTTTGACAACGCTCCAGCGCACCGCCGTTCTGAGGGGGTTGTCTTGGCCTCCAGTGATCACTCAGTGAAGCGGCTTCCACCCTACAGCCCATTCTTCAATCCAATCGAAGAAGTTTTTTCAAAGTTCAAGGCTGGTGTAAAGGCTTTTCTTGCTGAACGGCGCGACCGTCTTTTCATGACACCACCAGGTATATCCAAGAAACAGCATCGCCGGGCACTGTTGGTTGAGGCCGCGGGAGAGTCAATGAAGCACATCCTGCGGGTTGAATGCGCTGCCTACGACAGGCACAACTACACTTTTGTGCAAGCTGCCCTAGCGTGCCACGACATGTGA
- the LOC135910718 gene encoding uncharacterized protein, which yields MVAAFWALVPFLLAHVAQAARLINSSFHSYTNPWVRGGSRAMPKCKALEASGNLNWAKFAGKEWMEMMIYPEGAGGCKSWIFFPANRTVVMRTRSDACSKNFRDVTSKFQPDEIQRGPSRRGDQFRQILDTDNHSWTLMHECQPTGFGSRFSILAPKSTSPASARMAEKKADRYMGASGHGKRARWVSSRCQRRRNKCADTSDAVASSLVIAS from the exons ATGGTGGCCGCCTTCTGGGCACTCGTCCCCTTCCTCCTCGCCCACGTCGCCCAAGCAGCCCGGCTGATCAACAGTAGCTTCCACTCCTATACCAACCCATGGGTACGAGGAGGTAGCAGAGCGATGCCCAAATGCAAGGCCTTGGAGGCGTCGGGAAACTTGAACTGGGCAAAG TTTGCCGGGAAGGAATGGATGGAAATGATGATATATCCGGAAGGCGCTGGCGGATGCAAGTCGTGGATATTTTTCCCGGCGAACAGAACTGTGGTCATGCGCACAAGGAGCGA CGCCTGTTCTAAGAACTTCAGGGATGTCACTAGCAAATTTCAACCAGACGAGATACAACGGGGGCCATCTAGAAGAG GGGACCAGTTTCGGCAGATCTTGGACACCGACAACCACTCTTGGACTCTAATGCACGAGTGTCAACCAACAG GTTTTGGATCGCGGTTTTCCATTCTCGCTCCCAAGTCGACCAGTCCTGCTTCCGCACGGATGGCCGAGAAGAAGGCTGACAGGTACATGGGCGCGTCGGGGCACGGAAAGAGAGCCCGCTGGGTGAGCTCGCGATGCCAACGGCGCCGAAATAAGTGCGCAGACACCAGCGATGCCGTTGCTTCCAGTCTCGTCATAGCCTCTTAA